The following are encoded together in the Rhinopithecus roxellana isolate Shanxi Qingling chromosome 5, ASM756505v1, whole genome shotgun sequence genome:
- the NKX2-1 gene encoding homeobox protein Nkx-2.1 isoform X1 — protein sequence MWSGGSGKARGWEAAAGGRSSPGRLSRRRIMSMSPKHTTPFSVSDILSPLEESYKKVGMEGGGLGAPLAAYRQGQAAPPAAAMQQHAVGHHGAVTAAYHMTAAGVPQLSHSAVGGYCNGNLGNMSELPPYQDTMRNSASGPGWYGANPDPRFPAISRFMGPASGMNMSGMGGLGSLGDVSKNMAPLPSAPRRKRRVLFSQAQVYELERRFKQQKYLSAPEREHLASMIHLTPTQVKIWFQNHRYKMKRQAKDKAAQQQLQQDSGGGGGGGGAGCPQQQQAQQQSPRRVAVPVLVKDGKPCQAGAPAPGAASLQGHAQQQAQQQAQAAQAAAAAISVGSGGAGLGAHPGHQPGSAGQSPDLAHHAASPAALQGQVSSLSHLNSSGSDYGTMSCSTLLYGRTW from the exons ATGTGGTCCGGAGGCAGTGGGAAGGCGCGGGGCTGGGAGGCCGCGGCGGGAGGGAGGAGCAGCCCCGGCAGGCTCAG ccGCCGCCGAATCATGTCGATGAGTCCAAAGCACACGACTCCGTTCTCAGTGTCTGACATCTTGAGTCCCCTGGAGGAAAGCTACAAGAAAGTGGGCATGGAGGGCGGCGGCCTGGGGGCTCCGCTGGCGGCGTACAGGCAGGGCCAGGCGGCACCGCCGGCCGCGGCCATGCAGCAGCACGCCGTGGGGCACCACGGCGCAGTCACCGCCGCCTACCACATGACGGCGGCGGGGGTGCCCCAGCTCTCGCACTCCGCCGTGGGGGGCTACTGCAAcggcaacctgggcaacatgagcgaGCTGCCGCCGTACCAGGACACCATGAGGAACAGCGCCTCTGGCCCCGGATGGTACGGCGCCAACCCAGACCCGCGCTTCCCCGCCA TCTCCCGCTTCATGGGCCCGGCGAGCGGCATGAACATGAGCGGCATGGGCGGCCTGGGCTCGCTGGGGGACGTGAGCAAGAACATGGCCCCGCTGCCAAGCGCGCCGCGCAGGAAGCGCCGAGTGCTCTTCTCGCAGGCGCAGGTGTACGAGCTGGAGCGACGCTTCAAGCAACAGAAGTACCTGTCGGCGCCGGAGCGCGAGCACCTGGCCAGCATGATCCACCTGACCCCCACGCAGGTCAAGATCTGGTTCCAGAACCACCGCTACAAAATGAAGCGCCAGGCTAAGGACAAGGCGGCGCAGCAGCAACTGCAGCAGGacagcggcggcggcgggggcggcgggggcgcCGGGTGCCCGCAGCAGCAACAGGCTCAGCAGCAGTCGCCGCGACGTGTGGCGGTGCCGGTCCTGGTGAAAGACGGCAAACCGTGCCAGGCGGGTGCCCCCGCGCCGGGCGCCGCCAGCCTACAAGGCCACGCGCAGCAGCAGGCGCAGCAGCAGGCGCAGGCAGCGCAGGCGGCGGCAGCGGCCATCTCCGTGGGCAGCGGTGGCGCTGGCCTTGGCGCACACCCGGGCCACCAGCCAGGCAGTGCAGGCCAGTCTCCGGACCTGGCGCACCACGCCGCCAGCCCCGCGGCGCTGCAGGGCCAGGTATCCAGCCTGTCCCACCTGAACTCCTCGGGCTCGGACTACGGCACCATGTCCTGCTCCACCTTGCTATATGGTCGGACCTGGTGA
- the NKX2-1 gene encoding homeobox protein Nkx-2.1 isoform X2: MSMSPKHTTPFSVSDILSPLEESYKKVGMEGGGLGAPLAAYRQGQAAPPAAAMQQHAVGHHGAVTAAYHMTAAGVPQLSHSAVGGYCNGNLGNMSELPPYQDTMRNSASGPGWYGANPDPRFPAISRFMGPASGMNMSGMGGLGSLGDVSKNMAPLPSAPRRKRRVLFSQAQVYELERRFKQQKYLSAPEREHLASMIHLTPTQVKIWFQNHRYKMKRQAKDKAAQQQLQQDSGGGGGGGGAGCPQQQQAQQQSPRRVAVPVLVKDGKPCQAGAPAPGAASLQGHAQQQAQQQAQAAQAAAAAISVGSGGAGLGAHPGHQPGSAGQSPDLAHHAASPAALQGQVSSLSHLNSSGSDYGTMSCSTLLYGRTW; encoded by the exons ATGTCGATGAGTCCAAAGCACACGACTCCGTTCTCAGTGTCTGACATCTTGAGTCCCCTGGAGGAAAGCTACAAGAAAGTGGGCATGGAGGGCGGCGGCCTGGGGGCTCCGCTGGCGGCGTACAGGCAGGGCCAGGCGGCACCGCCGGCCGCGGCCATGCAGCAGCACGCCGTGGGGCACCACGGCGCAGTCACCGCCGCCTACCACATGACGGCGGCGGGGGTGCCCCAGCTCTCGCACTCCGCCGTGGGGGGCTACTGCAAcggcaacctgggcaacatgagcgaGCTGCCGCCGTACCAGGACACCATGAGGAACAGCGCCTCTGGCCCCGGATGGTACGGCGCCAACCCAGACCCGCGCTTCCCCGCCA TCTCCCGCTTCATGGGCCCGGCGAGCGGCATGAACATGAGCGGCATGGGCGGCCTGGGCTCGCTGGGGGACGTGAGCAAGAACATGGCCCCGCTGCCAAGCGCGCCGCGCAGGAAGCGCCGAGTGCTCTTCTCGCAGGCGCAGGTGTACGAGCTGGAGCGACGCTTCAAGCAACAGAAGTACCTGTCGGCGCCGGAGCGCGAGCACCTGGCCAGCATGATCCACCTGACCCCCACGCAGGTCAAGATCTGGTTCCAGAACCACCGCTACAAAATGAAGCGCCAGGCTAAGGACAAGGCGGCGCAGCAGCAACTGCAGCAGGacagcggcggcggcgggggcggcgggggcgcCGGGTGCCCGCAGCAGCAACAGGCTCAGCAGCAGTCGCCGCGACGTGTGGCGGTGCCGGTCCTGGTGAAAGACGGCAAACCGTGCCAGGCGGGTGCCCCCGCGCCGGGCGCCGCCAGCCTACAAGGCCACGCGCAGCAGCAGGCGCAGCAGCAGGCGCAGGCAGCGCAGGCGGCGGCAGCGGCCATCTCCGTGGGCAGCGGTGGCGCTGGCCTTGGCGCACACCCGGGCCACCAGCCAGGCAGTGCAGGCCAGTCTCCGGACCTGGCGCACCACGCCGCCAGCCCCGCGGCGCTGCAGGGCCAGGTATCCAGCCTGTCCCACCTGAACTCCTCGGGCTCGGACTACGGCACCATGTCCTGCTCCACCTTGCTATATGGTCGGACCTGGTGA